In one Ananas comosus cultivar F153 linkage group 12, ASM154086v1, whole genome shotgun sequence genomic region, the following are encoded:
- the LOC109718508 gene encoding NAC domain-containing protein 21/22-like, which translates to MSMISMVEARLPPGFRFHPRDDELVLDYLVKKVASGGTNGVGGFYGGHMMVDVDLNKCEPWDLPEMARVGLKEWYFFSLRDRKYATGQRTNRATRSGYWKATGKDRAVCRRGVLVGMRKTLVFYEGRAPKGKKTDWVMHEFRREEQQHQQQQQQQHHHHHHHTTKFSYQKILEDWVLCKVFFKSREAISRPSMPETSHEDDGSTSLPPLVDNYITFDHAAPPSLEGYEQVPCFSAPAPGPPAAPYVPTVENSFPAKGSSNTGGGFPHSGSSDKRAIKAVLSQFSRLENTPKREFPQGLDQGGGFESYLAENGLSHLWNSF; encoded by the exons atgaGCATGATAAGCATGGTGGAGGCAAGGCTGCCCCCGGGGTTCCGGTTCCACCCGCGCGACGACGAGCTCGTGCTCGACTACCTCGTGAAGAAGGTCGCGAGCGGGGGCACCAATGGCGTTGGCGGATTCTACGGCGGCCACATGATGGTCGATGTCGACCTCAACAAGTGCGAGCCGTGGGATCTCCCCG AAATGGCACGGGTGGGGCTAAAGGAGTGGTACTTCTTCAGCCTGCGCGACCGCAAGTACGCGACCGGCCAGCGGACCAACCGCGCGACCCGGTCGGGCTACTGGAAGGCCACCGGCAAGGACCGGGCAGTCTGCCGGCGGGGGGTGCTCGTCGGGATGCGGAAAACCCTCGTCTTCTACGAGGGCCGAGCCCCCAAGGGCAAGAAGACTGACTGGGTCATGCACGAGTTCCGCCGCGAAGAACAAcaacatcaacaacaacaacaacaacaacatcatcatcatcatcatcacacAACAAAATTCTCATACCAG AAAATACTGGAGGATTGGGTCCTATGCAAAGTGTTCTTCAAGAGTAGAGAAGCCATTTCCCGGCCGTCGATGCCGGAGACTTCGCACGAAGACGACGGCTCGACGTCGCTCCCTCCCCTCGTCGACAACTACATCACCTTCGACCACGCGGCCCCCCCGAGCCTCGAGGGCTACGAGCAAGTGCCCTGCTTCTCCGCCCCCGCTCCCGGCCCCCCCGCGGCCCCCTACGTGCCTACGGTCGAAAACAGCTTCCCCGCGAAGGGCTCGAGCAACACGGGCGGAGGGTTTCCACACTCCGGTTCCTCCGATAAGAGGGCGATAAAGGCAGTTCTAAGCCAATTCTCTAGGTTGGAAAACACACCAAAGAGAGAATTTCCTCAAGGTTTGGATCAAGGAGGAGGGTTTGAGAGCTACTTAGCTGAGAATGGATTGTCACATTTGTGGAACTCTTTTTGA
- the LOC109718509 gene encoding protein LSD1-like isoform X1 — translation MQNQITCNGCRSVLLYPRGASNVCCAVCNTITSISHSGTEMAQLVCGGCRTLLIYTRGAENVRCSRCNLINSSTTAASRVAHVTCGRCRRILMYPYGASTVKCAVCHHITNVGMNNNSRLPLPSWRPNASTPLPTPVNVAPSNSMRQTVIVENPMSVDENGKLVSNVVVGVTTKKT, via the exons ATGCAGAATCAAATTACTTGCAATGGATGTAGGAGTGTTCTTTTGTATCCACGGGGAGCAAGTAATGTGTGCTGCGCAGTATGCAACACGATAACCTCTATTTCCCACTCAG GAACCGAGATGGCTCAACTAGTATGTGGAGGATGCCGAACATTACTGATATACACTCGTGGTGCAGAAAATGTGAGATGTTCACGCTGCAACTTGATAAATTCTTCAACAACAG CAGCAAGTCGGGTTGCTCATGTGACTTGTGGCCGATGCCGTAGAATTTTGATGTATCCTTATGGGGCTTCAACTGTAAAATGTGCAGTGTGCCATCATATTACAAATGTTGGG ATGAATAATAATTCAAGATTGCCATTACCTTCCTGGAGGCCTAATGCATCTACACCCTTGCCGACTCCTGTAAATGTAGCTCCAAGCAATTCTATGCGCCAA ACGGTGATCGTAGAGAATCCTATGTCGGTTGATGAAAATGGGAAACTG GTAAGCAATGTTGTAGTTGGTGTTACGACAAAGAAAACTTGA
- the LOC109718509 gene encoding protein LSD1-like isoform X2 → MQNQITCNGCRSVLLYPRGASNVCCAVCNTITSISHSGTEMAQLVCGGCRTLLIYTRGAENVRCSRCNLINSSTTASRVAHVTCGRCRRILMYPYGASTVKCAVCHHITNVGMNNNSRLPLPSWRPNASTPLPTPVNVAPSNSMRQTVIVENPMSVDENGKLVSNVVVGVTTKKT, encoded by the exons ATGCAGAATCAAATTACTTGCAATGGATGTAGGAGTGTTCTTTTGTATCCACGGGGAGCAAGTAATGTGTGCTGCGCAGTATGCAACACGATAACCTCTATTTCCCACTCAG GAACCGAGATGGCTCAACTAGTATGTGGAGGATGCCGAACATTACTGATATACACTCGTGGTGCAGAAAATGTGAGATGTTCACGCTGCAACTTGATAAATTCTTCAACAACAG CAAGTCGGGTTGCTCATGTGACTTGTGGCCGATGCCGTAGAATTTTGATGTATCCTTATGGGGCTTCAACTGTAAAATGTGCAGTGTGCCATCATATTACAAATGTTGGG ATGAATAATAATTCAAGATTGCCATTACCTTCCTGGAGGCCTAATGCATCTACACCCTTGCCGACTCCTGTAAATGTAGCTCCAAGCAATTCTATGCGCCAA ACGGTGATCGTAGAGAATCCTATGTCGGTTGATGAAAATGGGAAACTG GTAAGCAATGTTGTAGTTGGTGTTACGACAAAGAAAACTTGA